In one window of Duganella dendranthematis DNA:
- a CDS encoding phosphopentomutase, which yields MKRAFILLLDSFGLGATPDAAKYNDVGANTFGHIAASVAKSGKPMSLPTMEKLGLTAAAHLASGEWATGFTQREGFTAAYGAARERSTGKDTQSGHWEIAGVPVEFDWGYFPKTVPSFPAELTAKLQELTGVPGFLGDCHASGTEIINKHGDEHVATGKPIIYTSADSVLQIAAHEESFGLERLYEVCEIAFKLVEPYNIGRVIARPFTGANGNYTRTTNRHDYAVAPPAPTLLDHVKNDGGEVIALGKISDIFATQGVSRLVKGKDNMALFDALLKVADEAGDKSLTFVNFVDFDQAFGHRRDVNGYSNALHEMDARLPEFIAKLQPDDLVVITADHGCDPTWPGSDHTREHIPMIFFGPNVKAQSLGISETFSDIGQTLAHHLGVKPLANGTNLL from the coding sequence ATGAAACGCGCATTTATCCTGCTGCTCGATTCGTTTGGTCTGGGCGCCACGCCCGACGCGGCGAAGTACAACGACGTCGGCGCCAATACCTTCGGCCACATCGCGGCCAGCGTCGCCAAAAGCGGCAAGCCGATGTCGCTGCCGACCATGGAAAAACTGGGCCTGACCGCCGCCGCCCATCTGGCCAGCGGCGAGTGGGCCACCGGCTTTACGCAACGCGAAGGCTTCACCGCCGCCTATGGCGCCGCGCGCGAGCGTTCGACCGGCAAGGACACCCAGTCCGGCCACTGGGAAATCGCCGGCGTGCCGGTGGAATTCGACTGGGGCTACTTCCCGAAAACCGTGCCGTCGTTCCCGGCCGAGCTGACCGCCAAGCTGCAGGAGCTGACCGGCGTACCGGGCTTCCTCGGTGACTGCCACGCCTCGGGCACGGAGATCATCAACAAGCACGGTGACGAGCATGTCGCCACCGGCAAGCCGATTATTTACACCTCCGCCGACTCGGTGCTGCAAATCGCCGCGCACGAAGAATCGTTTGGCCTGGAGCGTTTGTACGAAGTGTGCGAGATCGCCTTTAAACTGGTTGAGCCGTACAACATCGGCCGCGTGATCGCCCGTCCATTCACCGGCGCCAACGGCAATTACACCCGCACCACCAACCGTCACGACTACGCGGTGGCACCGCCGGCGCCGACGCTGCTGGACCACGTCAAGAACGACGGCGGCGAAGTGATCGCGCTGGGCAAAATCAGCGACATCTTCGCCACGCAAGGCGTTTCGCGCCTGGTCAAGGGCAAGGACAATATGGCGCTGTTCGACGCGCTGCTGAAAGTGGCCGACGAAGCCGGCGACAAGTCGCTGACGTTCGTGAATTTCGTCGACTTCGACCAGGCCTTCGGCCATCGCCGCGATGTCAACGGCTACTCGAATGCGCTGCACGAGATGGACGCGCGTCTGCCGGAGTTCATCGCCAAGCTGCAACCGGACGATCTGGTGGTGATCACCGCCGACCATGGCTGCGATCCAACCTGGCCAGGCTCCGACCACACCCGTGAACACATCCCGATGATTTTCTTCGGCCCGAATGTGAAAGCGCAGTCGCTGGGCATTTCCGAAACCTTCTCCGATATCGGCCAGACCCTGGCCCATCACCTCGGCGTCAAACCACTCGCAAACGGAACCAATCTGTTATGA
- the deoC gene encoding deoxyribose-phosphate aldolase — protein MSIITDFKRNEAVPLDLGWINHIHVNKSAADRRAASLANRRTVKKEYQAAWLVKAIGLIDLTTLSGDDTPGRVERLCRKALRPLRADLVEALGLQDVKLATGAVCVYHEMIKPAVEVLQGRLPIAAVSTGFPAGLTSMETKVREIELSVAAGASEIDIVITRQHVLTGNWQALYDEMLAYRKACGEAHVKAILATGELVTLENVAKASWVCMMAGADFIKTSTGKEPVNATIPVSLTMVRAIREYHEQTGFKIGYKPAGGVGTAKAALQYLTLMKEELGNEWLEPHLFRIGASSLLTDIERQLEHYVTGNYSAAHRHAQP, from the coding sequence ATGAGCATCATTACCGATTTCAAACGCAATGAAGCCGTCCCGCTGGACCTGGGCTGGATCAATCACATCCACGTGAACAAGAGCGCCGCCGACCGCCGCGCCGCCAGCCTGGCCAACCGCCGCACGGTGAAGAAGGAATACCAGGCCGCCTGGCTGGTCAAGGCCATCGGCCTGATCGACCTGACCACGCTGTCCGGCGACGATACGCCGGGCCGCGTTGAACGCCTGTGCCGTAAGGCGCTGCGTCCACTGCGCGCCGACCTGGTGGAAGCACTGGGCCTGCAAGACGTCAAGCTGGCCACCGGCGCCGTCTGCGTGTACCACGAGATGATCAAGCCTGCGGTGGAAGTGCTGCAAGGGCGTCTGCCCATCGCCGCAGTGTCGACCGGCTTTCCGGCCGGCCTGACCAGCATGGAAACCAAGGTGCGCGAGATCGAACTGTCGGTCGCCGCCGGCGCTTCCGAGATCGACATCGTCATCACCCGTCAGCACGTTTTGACCGGCAACTGGCAAGCGCTGTACGACGAGATGCTGGCTTACCGCAAAGCGTGCGGCGAAGCGCACGTCAAGGCGATTCTGGCGACCGGTGAACTGGTCACGCTGGAAAACGTCGCCAAGGCGTCGTGGGTGTGCATGATGGCTGGCGCGGACTTTATCAAGACCTCGACCGGCAAGGAGCCGGTCAACGCCACGATCCCGGTGTCGCTGACGATGGTGCGCGCAATTCGCGAATACCACGAGCAGACCGGCTTCAAGATCGGCTACAAGCCGGCGGGCGGCGTCGGCACGGCCAAGGCCGCGCTGCAGTACCTGACCCTGATGAAGGAAGAACTGGGCAACGAGTGGCTGGAGCCGCACCTGTTCCGCATCGGCGCTTCCAGCCTGCTGACCGACATCGAGCGTCAGCTGGAGCACTACGTGACCGGTAACTACTCGGCCGCACACCGCCACGCGCAACCTTAA
- a CDS encoding aldehyde dehydrogenase family protein, with protein sequence MPTIKEILNTMEYGPAPESTKEAQAWLEQRGRQFGLFINNEWSEAGELFASINPASGAKLADLTQGSAEDVDRAVAAARAAQPGWQALGGHGRAKVLYAIARLMQKHARLFAVLETLDNGKTIRETRDVDLPLVARHFYYHAGWAQLQAEEFSDYRAVGVVGQIVPWNFPLLMLAWKIAPALAAGNTVVFKPAEFTSLTALLFADICVQAGVPAGVVNVITGDGRVGEAIVKHEGIDKLAFTGSTEVGRLIREASAGSGKKLSLELGGKSPFIVFEDADLDAAVEGLVDSIWFNQGQVCCAGSRLLVQESVQDKFLAKLRARMDKLTLGSPLDKSMDIGALVDPVQKQRIEGLVQSARDEGCTVYQPACELPADGSWFPPTLITGASTAAAVAQAEIFGPVLVAMSFRTPPEAVQLANNTVYGLAACVWTENISLALDVAPAIKAGVVWINTANQFDAACGFGGYRESGYGREGGREGMYEYLTALSEDARPAAPVVEVKAKAKAAVPAGSPFAIDRTAKLYIGGKQARPDGAYSRAIHGADGAFIAEVGEGSRKDIRNAVEAAHKATGWTKATAHNRAQVLYYIAENLAARGEEFAARIAAMTGTKNAEREVQASIERLFYWAAWADKYDGLAHQPPMHGITVALNEPLGVIGIVCPNEAPLLGFISLVAPAIALGNRVVVVPSEAHPLSATDLYQVLDTSDLPAGVVNIITGSADELARTLATHGDIDAVWRHDGSAEGCAEVERLSASTLKRTWVGGAKGRDWYSTAQAGGRAVLAHASQVKNIWIPYGV encoded by the coding sequence ATGCCAACCATCAAAGAGATCCTGAACACCATGGAATACGGCCCAGCACCGGAAAGCACGAAAGAAGCGCAAGCGTGGCTGGAACAACGCGGCCGCCAATTCGGCCTGTTCATCAACAACGAATGGAGCGAAGCCGGTGAGCTGTTCGCTTCCATCAATCCAGCCAGCGGCGCCAAGCTGGCCGACCTGACGCAAGGCAGCGCGGAAGATGTCGACCGCGCCGTCGCCGCCGCGCGCGCCGCGCAACCGGGCTGGCAGGCACTGGGCGGCCATGGCCGCGCCAAGGTGCTGTATGCGATTGCGCGCCTGATGCAAAAGCACGCGCGCCTGTTCGCCGTGCTGGAAACGCTGGACAACGGCAAGACCATCCGCGAAACGCGCGATGTCGACCTGCCGCTGGTGGCGCGTCACTTCTACTACCACGCTGGCTGGGCGCAACTGCAAGCCGAAGAATTCTCGGACTACCGCGCAGTGGGCGTGGTTGGCCAGATCGTGCCGTGGAACTTCCCGCTGCTGATGCTGGCGTGGAAAATCGCCCCGGCGCTGGCCGCCGGTAACACCGTGGTCTTCAAGCCGGCCGAATTCACCTCGCTGACCGCGCTGCTGTTCGCTGACATCTGCGTGCAGGCCGGCGTGCCGGCGGGCGTGGTCAACGTCATCACCGGCGACGGCCGCGTGGGCGAAGCCATCGTCAAGCACGAAGGTATCGACAAGCTGGCGTTCACCGGTTCGACCGAAGTCGGTCGCCTGATCCGCGAAGCGTCGGCCGGCAGTGGCAAGAAGCTGTCGCTGGAGTTGGGCGGCAAGTCGCCGTTCATCGTGTTTGAAGATGCGGACCTGGACGCTGCGGTTGAAGGCCTGGTCGATTCGATCTGGTTCAATCAGGGCCAGGTGTGCTGCGCAGGTTCGCGCCTGCTGGTGCAGGAATCGGTACAGGATAAATTCCTGGCCAAGCTGCGCGCGCGCATGGACAAGCTGACCCTCGGCTCGCCGCTGGACAAGTCGATGGACATCGGCGCGCTGGTCGATCCAGTGCAGAAGCAGCGCATCGAAGGCCTGGTGCAATCGGCGCGCGACGAAGGTTGCACCGTGTACCAGCCAGCCTGCGAACTGCCGGCCGACGGTTCGTGGTTCCCGCCAACCCTGATTACCGGCGCTTCGACCGCCGCCGCCGTGGCGCAGGCCGAAATCTTTGGCCCGGTGCTGGTGGCGATGAGCTTCCGCACTCCGCCGGAAGCCGTGCAGCTGGCAAACAACACCGTCTACGGCCTGGCCGCATGCGTGTGGACCGAGAACATCTCGCTGGCGCTGGACGTCGCACCGGCGATCAAGGCTGGCGTGGTGTGGATTAACACCGCCAATCAGTTCGACGCCGCTTGCGGCTTCGGTGGCTACCGCGAATCCGGCTACGGCCGTGAAGGCGGCCGCGAAGGCATGTACGAGTACCTGACCGCGCTGTCGGAAGATGCGCGTCCTGCTGCGCCAGTGGTGGAAGTGAAGGCCAAGGCCAAAGCCGCCGTGCCGGCCGGCAGCCCGTTCGCCATCGACCGCACGGCCAAGCTGTACATCGGCGGCAAACAGGCCCGCCCTGATGGCGCCTACAGCCGCGCGATTCACGGTGCTGATGGCGCCTTCATCGCCGAAGTGGGCGAGGGCAGCCGCAAGGACATCCGCAACGCGGTGGAAGCTGCGCACAAGGCCACCGGCTGGACCAAGGCCACTGCGCATAACCGCGCGCAAGTGCTGTACTACATTGCGGAAAACCTGGCCGCGCGCGGCGAAGAATTCGCGGCACGTATCGCTGCCATGACCGGCACCAAGAACGCCGAGAGGGAAGTGCAGGCATCGATCGAGCGTCTGTTCTACTGGGCGGCGTGGGCCGACAAGTACGACGGCCTGGCGCATCAGCCGCCGATGCACGGCATTACCGTGGCGCTGAACGAACCGCTGGGCGTGATCGGCATCGTGTGCCCGAACGAGGCGCCGCTGCTGGGCTTTATCTCGCTGGTGGCGCCGGCCATCGCGCTGGGCAACCGCGTGGTGGTGGTGCCGTCGGAAGCGCATCCGCTGTCGGCCACTGATCTGTATCAGGTGCTCGATACGTCGGACCTGCCGGCTGGCGTGGTTAATATCATCACCGGTTCGGCTGATGAACTGGCGCGCACGCTGGCAACGCACGGCGATATCGATGCGGTGTGGCGTCACGACGGTTCGGCCGAAGGCTGCGCTGAAGTGGAGCGCCTGTCGGCATCGACGCTGAAGCGTACCTGGGTGGGCGGCGCAAAAGGCCGCGATTGGTACAGCACCGCGCAAGCGGGCGGCCGCGCCGTGCTGGCGCATGCGTCGCAAGTCAAAAATATCTGGATTCCTTACGGCGTCTAG
- the deoA gene encoding thymidine phosphorylase — MSYLPQEIIRKKRDGGILSAEEIQFFVGGITSGGVTESQIAALAMAVYFNDMTMDERVAFTLAMRDSGEVLDWRSLDLNGPVVDKHSTGGVGDVVSLLLGPMVAACGGYVPMISGRGLGHTGGTLDKFDSIPGYTTVPDNALFRKVVKEVGVAIIGQTSSLAPSDKIFYGVRDVTATVESVAMITGSILSKKLSAGLDALAMDVKVGSGAFMPTYDKSVELAESIVKVGNGAGMMTSAILTDMNESLAPYAGNAVEVRGAIDYLTGKSRPARLHEVTMALCAEMLVLGKLAATEEEARAKLQASLDSGEAAERFARMVTALGGPADLMDNPDKYLERSPIIVPAPALVSGYAAAANCREIGLAVVSLGGGRRRAADPIDFAVGLTDLAGLGDKIEAGQPLAMVHARTQQAAEQAIREIQAAYQIADAAPAANPVIYRTIKP, encoded by the coding sequence ATGTCCTATTTACCCCAAGAGATCATCCGCAAAAAGCGTGACGGCGGCATTCTGTCGGCCGAGGAGATTCAGTTCTTCGTTGGCGGCATCACCTCCGGCGGCGTGACCGAAAGCCAGATCGCCGCGCTGGCGATGGCGGTCTACTTCAACGACATGACCATGGACGAACGCGTCGCCTTCACGCTGGCCATGCGCGACTCCGGCGAAGTGCTGGACTGGCGCTCGCTGGACCTGAACGGCCCGGTGGTCGACAAGCACTCCACCGGCGGCGTCGGCGACGTCGTCTCGCTGCTGCTCGGCCCTATGGTCGCAGCCTGCGGCGGCTACGTGCCGATGATTTCCGGCCGTGGCCTGGGCCACACCGGCGGCACGCTCGACAAGTTCGACTCCATCCCCGGCTACACCACGGTGCCGGACAATGCGCTGTTCCGCAAGGTCGTGAAAGAAGTCGGCGTCGCCATTATCGGCCAGACGTCGTCGCTGGCGCCTTCGGACAAGATCTTCTACGGCGTGCGCGACGTGACCGCCACGGTGGAATCGGTCGCCATGATCACCGGCTCCATCCTGTCGAAGAAACTGTCGGCCGGCCTGGATGCGCTGGCGATGGACGTTAAAGTCGGCAGCGGCGCCTTCATGCCGACCTACGACAAATCGGTGGAACTGGCCGAGAGCATCGTCAAGGTGGGCAACGGCGCGGGCATGATGACTTCCGCCATCCTGACCGACATGAACGAATCGCTGGCGCCATACGCCGGCAACGCCGTTGAAGTGCGCGGCGCGATCGACTACCTGACCGGCAAGTCGCGTCCTGCGCGTCTGCACGAAGTAACGATGGCGCTGTGCGCCGAGATGCTGGTGCTGGGCAAACTGGCGGCGACCGAAGAAGAAGCGCGCGCCAAGCTGCAAGCGTCGCTGGATAGCGGCGAAGCGGCCGAACGCTTTGCGCGCATGGTGACGGCGCTGGGCGGTCCTGCGGACCTGATGGACAATCCGGACAAGTATCTGGAACGCTCGCCGATCATCGTGCCGGCACCGGCGCTGGTCTCTGGTTATGCCGCTGCGGCCAACTGCCGCGAAATCGGCCTGGCGGTGGTATCGCTGGGTGGTGGCCGTCGCCGCGCCGCCGATCCGATCGACTTCGCGGTCGGCCTGACCGACCTGGCGGGCTTGGGCGACAAGATCGAAGCCGGCCAGCCGCTGGCGATGGTGCACGCGCGCACGCAGCAAGCGGCCGAACAAGCCATTCGCGAAATCCAGGCGGCGTACCAGATCGCCGATGCCGCGCCTGCCGCCAACCCAGTCATCTACCGCACCATCAAACCATGA
- a CDS encoding cytidine deaminase, with product MNKPELIAEAAAARLKAYAPYSNFKVGAALLTNDGKVFHGCNVENAAYGLCNCAERTAFFSAFAHGYKQGDFEQLVVIGQTDGPIAPCGACRQVILELGGNELPVLLTNLEGDIFETTAAEQLPNAFGGADLKKK from the coding sequence ATGAACAAACCAGAACTGATCGCCGAAGCCGCCGCCGCGCGCCTGAAGGCTTACGCGCCTTACTCCAACTTCAAGGTCGGTGCTGCGCTGCTGACCAACGACGGCAAGGTGTTCCACGGCTGTAACGTGGAAAACGCCGCCTATGGGCTGTGCAACTGCGCCGAACGCACCGCGTTCTTCAGTGCCTTCGCCCACGGCTACAAGCAGGGCGATTTCGAGCAGCTGGTGGTGATCGGCCAGACCGACGGCCCGATCGCGCCATGCGGCGCCTGCCGCCAGGTGATCCTGGAACTGGGCGGCAACGAGCTGCCGGTATTGCTGACCAACCTGGAAGGCGACATCTTCGAAACCACCGCAGCGGAACAACTGCCGAACGCCTTCGGCGGCGCGGACCTCAAGAAGAAGTAA
- a CDS encoding nucleoside deaminase: MAHKKTIDVQAAVAIAAAEAIAAKTQGTFGVGGLMLDQHGNVLQSLHNNVIKDGLVFDPTAHGERQLIDWYYAERAKGRELPAPQDITIVTSLDPCCMCSGAILAGGFNVVVAAPDQASGINYDNSAAFKVLPEALRAQAGDSFSYPAILGSSLYARAATGAAPKSFFIGKTISEPTQALCSLVFEATSADVMAMLNNDLPQPALKDPATLPADHAIVRALKQQYPDALTYRCAPHQPNAGLAPFLLQAMARDREHGGAGDAVALLDSFGNLLLCMAGRMTQSGIRSAFMETTRAYAQLRYKLLNGASAAQQDDVRHYLGHPKDGTFVFAKGPDASAVSYMNLGAYGSTMEGPLPLENPTQFQYVLPSLPPAELAALCAAMPPLYRNIIRIQPTQVADVALVNALS; the protein is encoded by the coding sequence ATGGCCCACAAGAAGACGATTGATGTGCAGGCAGCGGTCGCCATTGCGGCGGCCGAAGCCATCGCCGCCAAGACGCAAGGCACGTTCGGCGTCGGCGGTCTGATGCTCGACCAGCACGGCAACGTGCTGCAGTCGCTGCACAACAACGTCATTAAGGACGGCCTGGTGTTCGACCCTACCGCGCACGGCGAGCGCCAGTTGATCGACTGGTACTACGCCGAACGCGCCAAGGGCCGCGAACTGCCGGCGCCGCAGGACATCACCATCGTCACCTCGCTCGACCCGTGCTGCATGTGCAGCGGCGCGATTCTGGCCGGTGGCTTCAACGTGGTGGTGGCCGCACCGGACCAGGCGTCCGGCATCAATTACGACAACAGCGCCGCCTTCAAGGTGCTGCCCGAAGCGCTGCGCGCGCAGGCCGGCGACAGCTTCAGCTACCCGGCCATCCTCGGCTCGTCGCTGTACGCGCGCGCCGCGACCGGCGCCGCGCCGAAGTCTTTCTTCATCGGTAAGACCATCTCCGAACCGACGCAGGCCTTATGCTCGCTGGTGTTCGAGGCCACATCGGCCGACGTGATGGCGATGCTGAACAACGACCTGCCGCAGCCAGCGCTGAAAGATCCTGCCACGCTGCCAGCCGATCACGCCATCGTGCGCGCGCTGAAGCAGCAGTATCCGGACGCGCTGACTTACCGCTGCGCGCCGCACCAACCCAATGCTGGCCTGGCGCCGTTCCTGCTGCAAGCCATGGCGCGCGACCGCGAACATGGCGGGGCAGGGGATGCGGTGGCCTTGCTGGATTCGTTCGGCAATCTGCTGTTATGCATGGCGGGCCGGATGACGCAGTCGGGCATCCGCAGCGCCTTCATGGAAACCACGCGCGCCTACGCGCAGCTGCGCTACAAGCTGCTGAACGGCGCTTCGGCCGCGCAGCAGGACGATGTGCGCCACTACCTCGGCCATCCGAAAGACGGCACCTTCGTCTTCGCCAAAGGGCCGGACGCCAGCGCCGTCAGCTACATGAACCTGGGCGCCTACGGCTCCACCATGGAAGGCCCGCTGCCACTGGAGAATCCTACCCAGTTCCAGTACGTGCTGCCCTCGCTGCCGCCCGCCGAACTGGCCGCCCTGTGCGCCGCCATGCCACCCCTCTACCGCAACATCATCCGCATCCAGCCGACGCAAGTGGCTGACGTCGCGCTGGTCAACGCGCTGTCTTAA
- a CDS encoding VOC family protein, whose amino-acid sequence MSSIPKQTHCGVIPCLRYRDAPAAIDWLCSTLGFEVQFVVPNEDGSIAHAQLTFGNSMVMLGSVFDTEYGRLLKQPMETGGFVTQSAYLVVNSADHVYGRVLEAGGQIVLDIKDEDYGGRGFTCRDPEGHIWSIGTYDPYA is encoded by the coding sequence ATGTCCAGCATACCCAAGCAAACGCATTGCGGCGTCATACCATGCCTGCGCTACCGCGACGCGCCGGCCGCCATCGACTGGCTGTGCAGCACCCTCGGCTTTGAAGTGCAGTTCGTGGTACCCAACGAGGACGGCAGCATCGCCCACGCCCAGCTCACCTTCGGCAACAGCATGGTCATGCTGGGTTCCGTGTTCGACACCGAATACGGCCGCCTGCTCAAGCAGCCGATGGAAACCGGCGGCTTCGTCACGCAGAGCGCCTATCTGGTGGTCAATAGCGCCGACCATGTGTACGGCCGCGTGCTGGAAGCCGGCGGCCAGATCGTGCTCGACATCAAGGACGAAGACTACGGCGGCCGCGGTTTCACCTGCCGCGACCCCGAAGGTCACATCTGGAGCATCGGCACCTACGATCCCTACGCTTAA
- a CDS encoding LytR/AlgR family response regulator transcription factor, whose product MNAPTALIADDEEGMRQQLRSRLQEAWPALNIVAEAENGIEAVALAGKHQPDIVFLDIRMPGLSGIEAARMLFNRCHLVFVTAYDQYAIEAFEQGALDYLLKPVGGERLKTTCTRLQSLIGQQPSNIERQLSQLLSHHSKPAAAKTDYLRWIQAVVGANLRMISTREVLFFQADEKYTRVQTEQSEVLIRKTLKELADELDPDEFWRIHRSTLVRVDAIEEVTRDLRGRQMVRIRNHPELLEVSRGHTHLFQQM is encoded by the coding sequence ATGAATGCACCCACCGCCCTGATCGCCGACGACGAAGAAGGCATGCGCCAGCAGCTGCGCAGCCGCTTGCAGGAAGCCTGGCCGGCGCTGAACATTGTCGCCGAAGCCGAGAACGGCATCGAAGCGGTAGCGCTGGCCGGCAAGCACCAGCCGGACATCGTCTTCCTCGACATCCGCATGCCGGGCCTGTCCGGCATTGAAGCGGCGCGCATGCTGTTCAACCGCTGCCACCTGGTGTTTGTCACCGCCTACGACCAGTACGCAATTGAAGCGTTTGAACAGGGCGCGCTGGATTATCTGCTAAAGCCGGTCGGCGGTGAGCGCCTGAAGACCACCTGCACGCGGCTGCAATCGCTGATCGGCCAGCAGCCGTCCAACATCGAGCGGCAGCTGAGCCAGTTGCTGTCGCACCACAGCAAACCGGCGGCGGCCAAGACCGATTACCTGCGCTGGATCCAGGCCGTGGTTGGCGCCAACCTGCGCATGATCTCGACGCGCGAAGTGCTGTTCTTCCAAGCCGATGAAAAATACACGCGGGTGCAGACCGAGCAATCGGAAGTCCTGATCCGCAAGACGCTCAAGGAGCTGGCGGACGAACTGGACCCGGACGAATTCTGGCGCATCCACCGCTCGACGCTGGTGCGCGTGGATGCCATCGAAGAAGTCACGCGTGACTTGCGCGGCCGCCAGATGGTGCGCATCCGCAACCATCCAGAACTGTTGGAAGTGAGCCGCGGCCACACCCATTTATTCCAGCAAATGTAA
- a CDS encoding sensor histidine kinase yields the protein MKKHRLAQAGYKNAKSLLDIVREIGETAVSVWWHFFDWLAQVEWRKLVIIWLLLLILSASLFHMNDQTWGFILVSFGLKVLAGGKRKAELEARNAESHADEESIERRVVEARMAALQAQVEPHFLFNTLALIGQLIETDPPQAARIHQNLIDYLRATLPQMRAKGSGTLGRQIEMSRAYLAIMQARMRSRLAVSIDVPDEMLSATFPVMMLQILIENAIKHGLEPKIAGGRIDIRAAVDGQMLQVDVCDDGVGFNAFAGDGLGLANVRERLRIQYGNRAQLVIEAPLTGGTRASIRVPYAPDIFAASSK from the coding sequence ATGAAAAAGCACCGGCTGGCCCAGGCCGGCTATAAAAATGCCAAGAGCCTGCTGGACATCGTCCGCGAAATCGGCGAAACCGCAGTCAGCGTCTGGTGGCATTTCTTTGACTGGCTGGCGCAGGTGGAGTGGCGCAAGCTGGTCATCATCTGGCTGCTGTTGCTGATCCTGTCGGCCTCGCTGTTCCACATGAACGACCAGACCTGGGGCTTCATCCTGGTGTCGTTCGGCCTGAAGGTGCTGGCCGGCGGCAAGCGCAAGGCCGAGCTGGAAGCGCGCAACGCCGAATCGCACGCCGACGAGGAAAGCATCGAACGGCGCGTGGTCGAGGCGCGCATGGCGGCCTTGCAGGCGCAGGTCGAGCCGCATTTTTTATTCAACACCCTGGCGCTGATCGGCCAGCTGATCGAAACCGATCCGCCGCAGGCGGCGCGCATCCACCAGAACCTGATCGACTACCTGCGCGCCACGCTGCCGCAGATGCGCGCCAAGGGTTCCGGCACGCTGGGCCGGCAGATCGAAATGTCGCGCGCCTACCTGGCCATCATGCAGGCTCGCATGCGCTCGCGGCTGGCCGTGTCGATCGACGTGCCGGACGAAATGCTGAGCGCCACCTTCCCGGTGATGATGTTGCAGATCCTGATAGAAAACGCCATCAAGCACGGACTGGAACCAAAGATCGCCGGCGGCCGCATCGATATCCGCGCCGCAGTCGACGGCCAGATGCTGCAGGTGGATGTGTGCGACGACGGCGTCGGCTTCAACGCCTTCGCCGGCGACGGCCTCGGCCTGGCCAATGTGCGCGAACGCCTGCGCATCCAGTACGGCAACCGCGCGCAGTTGGTGATCGAAGCGCCGCTGACCGGCGGCACGCGCGCCAGCATCCGTGTTCCCTACGCCCCCGATATTTTTGCCGCGAGTTCCAAATGA
- a CDS encoding FxDxF family PEP-CTERM protein: protein MTARRLTLIAAAAATLLAGSAHATTALTAKDAVTQFNVIAWNDYTTTSHVQGRTFVGNNLIGNGAVLSQESGKMPASAFAGVTVIGSISGTTIENGGVYAGSISNSIINNGSSYIKGNSTNTSYNGSGNYYAGGTVSGGNRNQQQSGTANALQTGYKDAAQSTGVSNTNDMANIVQGYSAYLSLLQSTGGTIDFSSDKHTVTFNAKADVNGVAVFDLTNIESDIFNSTVTDFKFNLNGASGVVFNTNDADLTLNVNTNRADLGGKLVWNFAGASTVTADKTFDGQILVANGTFSNLSANVNGGVYAKNVISTGEIHQVTLAATVPEPETYAMLLAGLGMMGFIGRRRRQAAAAR, encoded by the coding sequence ATGACCGCACGCCGCCTGACTCTGATCGCCGCCGCCGCAGCCACCCTGCTGGCTGGTTCCGCACACGCCACTACCGCGCTGACCGCCAAGGATGCGGTGACGCAGTTTAACGTTATCGCCTGGAACGATTACACCACCACCTCGCACGTGCAGGGTCGTACCTTCGTCGGTAACAACCTGATCGGCAACGGCGCCGTGCTGAGCCAGGAATCCGGCAAGATGCCGGCATCGGCGTTTGCCGGTGTGACCGTGATCGGCAGCATCAGCGGCACCACGATTGAAAACGGCGGCGTGTATGCCGGCAGCATCAGCAATTCAATCATCAACAATGGCTCGTCCTACATCAAGGGCAATTCGACCAATACCAGCTACAACGGCAGTGGCAACTACTACGCCGGCGGCACCGTCAGCGGCGGCAACCGCAACCAGCAACAGTCGGGCACCGCCAATGCGCTGCAAACCGGCTACAAGGATGCGGCCCAGAGCACCGGCGTCAGCAATACCAACGATATGGCTAACATTGTGCAGGGCTACTCGGCCTACCTGAGCCTGCTTCAGTCCACTGGCGGCACCATCGATTTCAGCAGCGACAAGCACACCGTCACGTTCAACGCCAAGGCCGACGTCAATGGCGTAGCGGTGTTTGATCTGACCAACATCGAAAGCGACATCTTCAACAGTACCGTTACCGACTTCAAGTTCAACCTGAATGGCGCCTCCGGCGTGGTGTTCAACACCAACGATGCGGACCTGACCCTGAACGTCAATACGAACCGTGCCGACCTCGGCGGCAAGCTGGTGTGGAACTTCGCCGGCGCCAGCACGGTAACCGCCGACAAGACCTTTGACGGCCAGATCCTGGTGGCGAATGGCACCTTCAGCAATCTCAGCGCCAACGTCAACGGCGGCGTGTATGCCAAGAACGTGATCTCGACCGGCGAAATCCACCAGGTGACCCTGGCGGCGACGGTGCCGGAACCGGAGACCTACGCCATGCTGCTGGCTGGCCTGGGCATGATGGGCTTCATCGGCCGTCGCCGTCGGCAGGCGGCTGCGGCACGCTAA